Proteins co-encoded in one Brassica oleracea var. oleracea cultivar TO1000 chromosome C4, BOL, whole genome shotgun sequence genomic window:
- the LOC106338431 gene encoding uncharacterized protein LOC106338431, whose amino-acid sequence MSLIVACRGTHKLWNVDVDRMYIPVYVNLNHWIALCISFVNRHIEVFCCGGKKKIKEVEAFTHFVPWILKAVQSLRMQKHLNITPYTVSCVPMCGLNRSNFHCGVYTLKYIECHLLGLDMSLVDDDNIWGTRIKIMWDLWDAASDPELIERMTKYKPP is encoded by the coding sequence ATGAGCCTGATCGTAGCTTGTCGAGGAACACACAAGTTGTGGAATGTCGATGTGGATCGGATGTACATTCCTGTCTACGTCAATCTCAACCATTGGATCGCTTTATGCATCAGTTTCGTGAATAGGCACATCGAGGTGTTTTGCTGTGGGGGTAAAAAGAAGATCAAGGAAGTGGAAGCATTCACGCATTTTGTTCCTTGGATCCTCAAGGCCGTTCAGTCATTGAGAATGCAGAAGCATCTCAATATCACTCCATACACTGTTTCATGTGTCCCTATGTGTGGTCTTAACCGATCTAATTTTCATTGTGGTGTGTACACTCTAAAATACATCGAATGCCACTTGCTTGGGTTGGACATGTCATTGGTGGATGATGATAACATATGGGGAACTCGGATAAAGATTATGTGGGATCTTTGGGATGCAGCTAGTGATCCAGAGTTGATTGAGAGGATGACAAAGTATAAGCCTCCTTAG